In Desertifilum tharense IPPAS B-1220, the following proteins share a genomic window:
- a CDS encoding biopolymer transporter ExbD, whose protein sequence is MKIQDDEPESAYSINIVPMIDVIFAILAFFVISTLFLTRSEGLPVNLPEAMTGVSQRQQQIIVTIDPQGGLALNRQPIELNGLVAEVERLVVNNQVSVVLNADESVSHGRVVAVMDRLREIEGVRLAIATTRP, encoded by the coding sequence ATGAAAATTCAAGACGACGAGCCAGAAAGCGCCTATAGCATCAACATTGTGCCGATGATTGATGTGATTTTTGCGATTTTAGCCTTTTTTGTAATTTCCACCCTATTTTTAACCCGCAGCGAAGGGCTACCCGTCAACTTACCGGAAGCGATGACTGGGGTTAGCCAGCGCCAGCAACAAATTATTGTGACCATCGATCCGCAAGGCGGATTAGCTTTAAATCGCCAACCGATCGAGTTAAATGGGTTAGTGGCAGAAGTTGAGCGGTTAGTGGTGAATAATCAGGTGTCTGTGGTGTTAAACGCCGATGAATCTGTCAGTCACGGGCGAGTGGTTGCAGTGATGGATCGCTTGCGCGAGATTGAAGGGGTGAGACTGGCGATCGCCACCACCCGTCCCTAG
- a CDS encoding MotA/TolQ/ExbB proton channel family protein yields the protein MIVGNLFSLGGIVMWPLLGFSILAVALILERFLFWFKVARRQDRFVRQVLLLYRRDPQAAFTQLDQNGDLPIARIFLAALVLERPTPEEFRLALESAAQAELPLLKRFNTVFETIINIAPLLGLLGTILGLINSFASLRLGDVGGTQTAGVTGGISEALISTAAGLIVAMTTLLFANAFRGLYRRQIALIQEYGGQLELLYRRRYQYGDVPSYKTE from the coding sequence ATGATTGTTGGCAATCTCTTTTCCCTTGGCGGAATCGTCATGTGGCCATTGTTGGGGTTTTCAATCCTAGCAGTGGCATTGATTTTAGAGCGATTTCTGTTTTGGTTCAAAGTGGCACGACGACAAGACCGCTTTGTCCGTCAAGTCTTGTTACTCTATCGCCGCGATCCGCAAGCTGCATTTACCCAACTCGATCAAAACGGGGATCTACCCATCGCCCGGATTTTTCTCGCCGCTTTAGTCTTAGAAAGACCCACCCCTGAAGAATTCCGCCTAGCGTTGGAAAGTGCCGCCCAAGCCGAGTTACCCTTACTCAAGCGGTTTAATACCGTCTTTGAAACCATCATCAATATTGCGCCGTTGCTCGGTCTGTTGGGAACCATTTTAGGATTGATTAACTCATTTGCGTCCCTACGTTTAGGCGATGTTGGCGGAACGCAAACCGCTGGCGTCACGGGGGGAATTAGCGAAGCCTTGATTTCAACAGCGGCGGGATTGATTGTGGCGATGACAACGCTATTATTTGCGAATGCGTTTCGCGGTTTATATCGCCGTCAAATTGCCTTGATTCAAGAATATGGCGGTCAGTTAGAGTTGCTGTATCGACGGCGATATCAGTATGGGGATGTCCCTTCTTACAAAACTGAGTAA